Proteins from a single region of Nakamurella deserti:
- a CDS encoding HNH endonuclease has product MVGSSAATPIHVLLLNASHEPLAVVTGRRALVLILAGKAVSLEDRAVVLRSAQLSMALPAVVRLNRYVRVPYRPPTSVSRQGVLRRDGRRCAYCHLRGDTIDHVLPRSRGGKHSWENCVACCSRCNTRKADRTLDELGWSLGFTPGPPQRMTSGELWMSDHTDPAWHRWLDSAAA; this is encoded by the coding sequence AAGTTCCGCAGCGACGCCCATCCACGTCCTGCTGCTCAACGCGAGTCACGAACCACTCGCCGTCGTCACCGGGCGGCGTGCGCTGGTTCTCATCCTGGCCGGCAAGGCCGTCAGCCTCGAGGACCGGGCCGTCGTCCTGCGGTCCGCGCAGCTGTCGATGGCGCTACCTGCCGTCGTCCGGCTCAACCGGTACGTCCGGGTGCCGTACCGCCCGCCCACGTCGGTCAGCCGACAGGGCGTGCTGCGTCGAGACGGCCGTCGCTGCGCCTACTGCCACCTGCGCGGGGACACCATCGACCACGTGCTGCCGCGGTCACGCGGCGGGAAGCACAGCTGGGAGAACTGCGTGGCCTGCTGCAGTCGTTGCAACACGCGCAAGGCCGACCGCACTCTCGACGAGCTGGGGTGGTCGCTGGGGTTCACGCCGGGTCCGCCGCAGCGGATGACGTCCGGTGAACTGTGGATGAGCGACCACACGGATCCGGCCTGGCACCGCTGGCTGGACAGCGCTGCCGCCTGA